The Temnothorax longispinosus isolate EJ_2023e chromosome 7, Tlon_JGU_v1, whole genome shotgun sequence genome contains a region encoding:
- the LOC139816136 gene encoding uncharacterized protein has product MKKFVTNFGISILPSSSLILLGLLIAAVSRISTELVGTERNVRGTPMHSVQLTQKGYIQFLRWQLPVPEIHEFTFCLWVKSTDLTYPHSILSYSRNERERLIRSWISSRGRSIHLEIDGVEVSRRPVRIREHRWYHICQSWENRVGRYALWLDGHLASQGRSQEMIGHVIPAGGDIVLGQEYTDFDKGLEEGIEGSVLGFNLLLASAFNSLDSGLHQRPLFRSANGATDLTEERPLAAETRTRITRRDSDLAETRALDKLVSLLFALNPNWSRRISQTNDAAEDSATLPPPLSIVNDTRREETPSIRKHAITFGTDDWTGEIDLLGESSDVPLGLQLVKLSYVRCQLGRGSPFIGGPLMLISWSRTPVRVFGGAIIKNVGNECGKF; this is encoded by the exons ATGAAGAAATTCGTGACGAACTTCGGAATTAGCATTCTCCCTTCCTCGTCCTTGATCCTCCTGGGCTTGCTCATCGCGGCGGTTTCGAGAATATCGACTGAGCTCGTCGGTACCGAGAGGAATGTCCGTGGCACGCCGATGCACAGCGTGCAGTTAACGCAGAAGGGCTATATTCAG TTCCTCAGATGGCAACTGCCGGTGCCGGAAATTCATGAATTTACATTCTGCCTTTGGGTGAAGTCGACCGATCTCACGTATCCCCACTCGATCCTTTCCTACTCAA GGAACGAGCGGGAACGTTTGATTCGATCCTGGATATCATCGCGCGGAAGAAGCATTCACCTGGAAATCGACGGCGTGGAGGTATCCCGAAGGCCGGTTCGCATACGCGAGCACCGCTGGTATCACATATGTCAAAGCTGGGAGAACCGGGTCGGCCGTTACGCTCTATGGCTCGACGGACATCTGGCGTCGCAAGGTCGCTCGCAAGAG ATGATCGGTCACGTGATCCCGGCAGGCGGCGATATCGTTCTGGGTCAAGAATATACGGACTTCGATAAGGGGCTCGAGGAGGGCATCGAGGGCTCGGTTTTGGGCTTCAATCTTCTGCTGGCCTCGGCGTTCAATTCCCTCGATAGCGGCCTTCATCAAAGGCCTTTATTCCGGTCGGCCAATGGAGCTACCGATTTAACCGAGGAGCGTCCCCTCGCCGCAGAAACCCGGACGAGAATAACGAGGCGCGATTCGGATCTCGCAGAGACACGTGCCCTCGACAAGCTCGTTTCGCTGCTATTCGCGCTCAACCCTAATTGGTCCCGTAGAATTTCTCAAACGAACGACGCGGCGGAGGATTCCGCAACCTTGCCGCCCCCGCTAAGTATCGTCAATGACACACGGAGGGAAGAGACCCCGTCGATTCGCAAGCACGCGATCACTTTCGGTACCGACGACTGGACCGGAGAAATCGACCTGCTTGGGGAATCGTCGGATGTCCCCCTAGGTTTGCAATTAGTGAAATTGTCTTATGTCCGTTGTCAGCTGGGCAGGGGTAGTCCGTTCATAGGCGGTCCGCTGATGTTGATTTCCTGGAGCAGGACACCCGTGAGAGTGTTCGGCGGTGCCATTATAAAGAATGTCGGTAACGAGTGTGGAAAATTCTGA